In Hymenobacter sublimis, a single genomic region encodes these proteins:
- a CDS encoding M48 family metalloprotease: protein MRRLLFKPWLLCGLVATLGTVASSCSKDGDGVLLFSIEDDKALGEKVAAQTDSTFRAKGQLLERSSNPTAYAALNRIVTRVLDSGKLQYRNEFPWDVKIIRDDQTQNAFATPGGHIYVYSGLIKYLDNETELAGVLGHEIAHADRRHTSRQLQSQYGISVLLSLLLGENQNTLVDVASSLGQLKFSRDYETEADAYSVEYLNGTNYYACDGAAGFFIKAEKEGQSATPEFLSTHPNPGSRIQNIQTKADQLGCRNRSAASSDFTTLKSSL from the coding sequence ATGCGTCGTTTGCTTTTCAAACCCTGGCTTTTATGTGGCTTGGTAGCCACCCTTGGTACCGTTGCTTCCTCCTGCTCCAAAGATGGGGATGGGGTACTGCTGTTTTCGATTGAAGATGATAAAGCCCTTGGCGAAAAAGTAGCCGCCCAAACCGATTCTACCTTCCGGGCCAAAGGACAGTTGCTGGAGCGCAGCAGCAACCCAACCGCCTACGCTGCCCTCAACCGCATCGTCACGCGCGTGCTCGACAGCGGCAAGCTGCAGTACCGCAACGAGTTTCCCTGGGATGTAAAAATCATCCGGGACGACCAAACCCAAAACGCTTTTGCTACCCCCGGTGGGCACATTTACGTGTATTCGGGCCTGATTAAGTACTTGGATAATGAAACGGAGCTGGCGGGTGTACTGGGCCACGAAATTGCCCACGCCGACCGCCGCCATACCTCGCGCCAACTGCAGAGCCAGTATGGCATTAGTGTGCTACTGAGCTTGCTGCTGGGCGAAAACCAAAACACGTTGGTGGATGTAGCCTCCAGCCTGGGCCAGCTCAAGTTCAGCCGCGACTACGAAACGGAAGCCGATGCGTACTCGGTGGAATACCTGAACGGCACCAACTACTACGCCTGCGACGGGGCGGCCGGCTTCTTTATCAAGGCGGAGAAGGAGGGCCAGTCTGCCACCCCTGAGTTCTTGAGCACCCACCCCAACCCCGGCTCCCGTATCCAGAACATCCAAACCAAAGCCGACCAACTGGGCTGCCGGAACCGCTCGGCCGCCAGTTCCGACTTCACTACCTTGAAAAGCTCCCTCTAA
- a CDS encoding DNA topoisomerase IB: MSTPLSARPKTRKKKLEPLEEAHVLYKDPARQAELAGLRYLTDTRPGITREAAAEGEFRYLTAKGEAVEDEKTLTRIRGFVIPPAWTEVWISPSATTHLQVTGRDAKGRKQYLYHPAWDQARALTKFSRLRAFGEKLAELRQQLYKDLGRPTLDKRKVVALVLTLMDQSFIRIGNKEYAKKNKTYGLTTLRDKHVQVSGADVRFSFVGKKGVPHDLTIHDRKLARLVQKCKEIPGQHLFQYYAPDGHREELESGDVNTYLQEVTGMQLSAKDFRTWGGTVKMVEALERIIDEEPEFPKPKGLKRALKDVAENLGNTPTVCSKYYIHPQVVELFNSDQLIDYLRRHDADPAENDLLTPTEHMVLEMLQELEVVKK; this comes from the coding sequence ATGTCTACTCCCTTATCTGCCCGCCCCAAAACCCGTAAAAAGAAGCTTGAGCCCCTAGAAGAGGCCCACGTGCTGTACAAAGACCCGGCCCGGCAGGCGGAATTAGCGGGCCTGCGGTACCTGACGGATACCCGGCCTGGTATCACGCGGGAGGCCGCCGCTGAGGGTGAATTCCGCTACCTCACGGCCAAAGGGGAAGCCGTGGAAGACGAGAAAACGCTGACTCGTATTCGAGGCTTCGTGATTCCGCCCGCCTGGACGGAAGTCTGGATTTCGCCCTCGGCCACTACCCATTTGCAGGTGACGGGCCGAGACGCCAAGGGCCGCAAGCAATACCTCTACCACCCAGCCTGGGACCAGGCGCGGGCCCTCACCAAGTTTAGCCGCCTGCGGGCCTTCGGGGAAAAGCTGGCTGAGCTACGCCAGCAACTGTACAAGGACTTGGGCCGCCCAACGCTTGACAAGCGCAAAGTGGTAGCCTTGGTGCTTACGCTCATGGATCAGTCCTTTATCCGCATTGGCAATAAGGAATACGCCAAGAAAAACAAAACCTACGGCCTGACCACGCTGCGCGACAAGCACGTGCAGGTGAGCGGGGCGGATGTGCGGTTCAGCTTCGTGGGGAAGAAAGGCGTACCTCACGACCTAACCATTCACGACCGGAAACTGGCCCGGCTGGTGCAGAAATGCAAGGAAATTCCCGGCCAGCACCTGTTTCAATACTACGCCCCCGATGGGCACCGGGAGGAGCTGGAATCCGGCGACGTAAACACTTATTTGCAGGAGGTAACCGGCATGCAACTGTCGGCCAAGGATTTCCGCACCTGGGGCGGCACCGTGAAGATGGTAGAGGCCCTAGAGCGGATTATTGATGAAGAGCCGGAATTCCCGAAGCCCAAGGGCCTAAAGCGCGCCCTGAAGGACGTGGCCGAGAACCTAGGTAATACACCTACGGTCTGTTCCAAATACTACATCCATCCCCAGGTAGTTGAGCTGTTTAATTCCGACCAGCTCATTGACTACCTACGTCGCCACGACGCGGACCCTGCGGAGAATGATCTGCTCACGCCCACGGAGCACATGGTGCTAGAAATGCTGCAGGAGTTAGAGGTGGTGAAAAAATGA
- a CDS encoding exonuclease domain-containing protein, which translates to MYAIIDLETTGGQPAQDRITEIAIYIHDGEKVVDEFSTLLNPGRPIPFFITQLTGITDDMVRDAPKFHEVARRIVEITEGCVFVAHNVRFDYSFLKKEFADLGYNYSRKTLCTVRLSRSLMPGQPSYSLGKLCQNIGIPLNDRHRATGDAAATAILFGRLLKISQQEEALTAPGLSPADTLAAVDANAPAGNRPRNGSAAATTKQPSARKIKAVQDAIRTALLPPNITPEKVASLPQEAGVYYFHDEQGEVIYVGKSINIYKRIQQHFAVDYKSRKSIEFKNSISDITWELTGSELVALLYESHEIKRMKPLYNRAQRRSVFPAGIFLRTDENGYKHLYYGRADDHAESHPLIALGNQYKAKGFLFHKVAKFNLCQKLCDLYKTTGSCFDYQVHRCKGACIGLEPAEEYNERVEAAIESFTYEHGSFVITGLGRRADEKSIVVVENGRYLGFGYVDETFTARKLTDFKEAITRYNDNKDVQQIIRQYLRTKHKDKVKIFKAAA; encoded by the coding sequence TTGTACGCCATCATCGACCTTGAAACTACCGGAGGGCAGCCCGCGCAGGACCGCATCACGGAAATAGCCATCTACATTCACGACGGTGAGAAGGTAGTGGATGAGTTCAGCACCCTGTTGAACCCCGGCCGGCCCATCCCGTTTTTCATTACCCAGCTCACGGGCATTACGGATGATATGGTGCGCGACGCGCCTAAGTTTCATGAGGTAGCGCGCCGGATCGTCGAGATTACGGAGGGCTGCGTGTTTGTGGCGCATAATGTACGCTTCGACTATTCTTTTCTGAAAAAGGAGTTTGCGGATTTGGGCTACAACTACTCCCGCAAAACGCTGTGCACGGTACGCTTAAGCCGCTCCCTGATGCCGGGGCAGCCTAGCTACAGTTTGGGCAAGCTCTGCCAGAACATCGGGATTCCGCTCAACGACCGGCACCGGGCTACCGGCGACGCCGCGGCCACGGCCATTCTGTTTGGCCGCTTGCTCAAAATTAGCCAGCAGGAAGAAGCCCTCACGGCCCCAGGCCTGAGCCCGGCCGATACACTGGCGGCCGTGGACGCCAACGCTCCGGCGGGCAACCGCCCCAGAAATGGCAGTGCCGCCGCTACCACCAAGCAGCCCTCAGCCCGCAAAATCAAGGCCGTGCAGGATGCCATCCGAACGGCCTTGTTACCGCCCAACATCACCCCCGAAAAAGTAGCCAGCCTACCCCAGGAAGCCGGCGTGTACTATTTTCATGATGAGCAGGGCGAGGTGATTTATGTGGGCAAGAGCATTAACATCTACAAGCGGATTCAGCAGCACTTCGCCGTCGACTACAAGTCGCGCAAGAGCATCGAGTTCAAGAACTCCATTTCGGATATTACCTGGGAGCTGACCGGCTCCGAGCTGGTAGCCCTGCTTTATGAGTCGCACGAAATCAAGCGCATGAAGCCGCTCTACAACCGGGCTCAGCGTCGCTCGGTGTTTCCGGCCGGTATTTTCCTACGCACGGATGAAAACGGGTACAAGCACCTCTACTATGGCCGCGCCGATGACCACGCGGAATCTCATCCCCTGATTGCGCTGGGTAACCAGTATAAAGCCAAAGGCTTCCTATTTCACAAGGTCGCCAAGTTCAACCTCTGCCAGAAGCTCTGCGACCTGTACAAAACCACCGGCTCCTGCTTTGATTACCAAGTACACCGCTGCAAAGGTGCCTGTATAGGGCTGGAGCCGGCGGAGGAGTACAACGAGCGAGTAGAGGCCGCCATCGAGTCGTTTACCTACGAGCACGGCTCCTTCGTGATTACGGGGCTGGGCCGTCGGGCTGACGAGAAGAGTATTGTGGTGGTAGAAAATGGGCGCTACCTGGGCTTTGGCTACGTAGATGAAACCTTCACGGCCCGCAAACTGACGGATTTTAAGGAGGCCATTACCCGCTACAACGACAACAAGGACGTGCAGCAGATTATCCGGCAGTACCTCCGGACCAAGCACAAGGATAAGGTCAAGATTTTCAAAGCCGCAGCCTAA
- a CDS encoding ferritin-like domain-containing protein, whose protein sequence is MATITGDAARAYNDLVEINKTAAKGYQEAAEGASSSDLKAKFSQFSQQRAQFASELSQHAQQYGINTEEGNTVEGLVADAAAAVHRGWINIKSAITGQDDSAILGECETGDAVALQSYETAMKSQNLPAEARTVIQKQHSEILSAKNWITQQKGTR, encoded by the coding sequence ATGGCCACTATAACCGGCGACGCCGCCCGCGCTTACAACGACCTCGTAGAAATCAACAAAACCGCCGCGAAAGGCTATCAGGAAGCCGCCGAAGGCGCCAGCAGCAGCGACTTGAAGGCTAAGTTCAGCCAATTCAGCCAGCAGCGGGCCCAGTTTGCTTCCGAGCTTTCCCAGCATGCCCAGCAGTACGGCATCAACACGGAAGAAGGCAACACGGTTGAAGGCCTAGTAGCCGACGCCGCCGCTGCCGTACACCGCGGCTGGATCAACATCAAATCGGCCATTACGGGCCAGGACGACTCGGCTATTCTTGGCGAGTGCGAAACGGGTGATGCCGTGGCACTGCAGTCGTATGAAACGGCTATGAAATCGCAGAACCTGCCCGCCGAAGCCCGCACTGTAATTCAGAAGCAGCACAGCGAAATCCTGTCGGCTAAAAACTGGATTACCCAGCAGAAAGGCACCCGCTAA
- a CDS encoding AI-2E family transporter gives MFPPATQHHLPPSGHKPSQEVKQAPVVQFAFLMIGAVLLVYTLRVLDDVLLPLVFSGVFALLLLPICRWLELRGLPRVLAIILCLLLLVLIFAGFVLGFGSQLTQFKTEIPKLQAKTMEFFNTAQEWAHQRFGYQPMSIEDVKESTMKALKKSGGTYLGTTLNTTTAALSNILQVFIYIFCLLLYRDHLRQFMFRFVAPDKRTAVLHTVDSIQTVVQAYISGLVKVILIVAVLNGIGLVALGVKFAIFFAIFASVLAVIPYIGIMIGATIPAIITLVETGSVVQAALVIGVFVVVQFLEGNFITPMITGSQVSINPLAAILALILGNELWGTPGMILSIPIMAVIKVVLDANKVTEPWGFLLGDTAEGDDSTKPGEKQPGFLGRLWGRVTGKAA, from the coding sequence ATGTTTCCTCCCGCTACCCAACATCATTTGCCTCCTTCGGGCCATAAGCCCAGCCAGGAGGTAAAGCAAGCCCCCGTGGTTCAGTTTGCCTTTCTTATGATAGGGGCCGTGCTGCTGGTGTACACCCTGCGCGTACTCGACGACGTGCTGCTGCCACTGGTTTTCTCGGGCGTTTTTGCCCTGCTGTTGCTGCCCATCTGCCGGTGGCTGGAGCTGCGGGGCCTGCCTCGGGTGCTGGCCATCATCCTGTGCTTGCTGCTGCTGGTACTGATTTTTGCGGGCTTCGTGCTCGGGTTTGGCTCCCAACTAACTCAGTTTAAAACCGAGATTCCCAAGCTGCAGGCCAAAACCATGGAGTTCTTCAACACGGCGCAGGAGTGGGCTCACCAGCGGTTCGGCTACCAACCCATGAGCATTGAAGACGTGAAGGAGTCGACGATGAAGGCTCTGAAGAAGTCGGGTGGTACGTATCTGGGTACTACGCTCAACACTACCACGGCGGCCCTGAGCAATATTCTGCAGGTGTTTATTTACATCTTCTGTCTGCTGCTCTACCGCGACCATCTGCGGCAGTTCATGTTCCGCTTCGTAGCTCCCGATAAGCGTACGGCGGTGCTGCACACCGTGGACAGCATCCAGACGGTCGTGCAGGCCTACATTTCGGGTTTGGTGAAGGTTATTCTCATTGTGGCCGTGCTAAACGGTATCGGGCTGGTAGCGCTGGGGGTTAAGTTTGCCATCTTCTTCGCCATTTTTGCCTCGGTGCTGGCCGTTATTCCCTACATCGGCATCATGATTGGGGCGACCATCCCGGCTATTATCACCCTGGTAGAAACCGGCTCGGTGGTGCAGGCCGCGCTGGTCATTGGCGTGTTTGTGGTGGTGCAGTTCCTGGAAGGCAACTTTATCACGCCCATGATTACTGGTTCGCAGGTAAGCATCAACCCGCTGGCTGCCATTCTGGCCCTGATTTTGGGCAACGAGCTCTGGGGCACGCCCGGCATGATTCTGAGCATTCCGATTATGGCCGTTATCAAGGTAGTGCTGGATGCCAACAAAGTGACGGAGCCCTGGGGCTTCCTGCTCGGCGACACGGCCGAAGGCGACGATTCTACGAAGCCTGGCGAGAAGCAGCCCGGCTTCCTGGGCCGACTGTGGGGGCGCGTTACGGGCAAAGCAGCCTAA
- a CDS encoding DNA topoisomerase IV subunit B, with amino-acid sequence MAEELVPAATPDHGYTEDSIRSLDWREHIRLRPGMYIGKLGDGSSYDDGIYVLVKEVIDNSIDEHVMGHGRTIEIKISDQRVQVRDYGRGIPLGKVVEVVSKINTGGKYDSKVFQKSVGLNGVGTKAVNALSNYFLVQSVRDGLMKSAEFAQGILTSDPKPVKTSQRNGTLFTFQPDDSIFRNYRFIPEYLENQIWNYVYLNAGLTINFNGQKYYSENGLLDLLARKADAESLRYPIIHLKAEDIELALTHGNDYGEEYYSFVNGQYTTQGGTHLAAFREAVVKTLREFYKKDYDAADIRGSIVAAISVRVQEPVFESQTKTKLGSLNMGPDGPTVRGFVLDFVKEHLDNFLHKNPETAEALKKRIEQNERERKDMAGVKKLANQRAKKANLHNRKLRDCRLHLGETKNAEKELLTTLFITEGDSASGSITKSRNVETEAVFSLRGKPLNCFGLKKKIVYENEELNLLQHALNIEEGIENLRYNRVVIATDADVDGMHIRLLLLTFFLQFFPDLVRNGHVFILETPLFRVRNKKTTIYCYNEQEKQAAMRQLGRNPEVTRFKGLGEISPDEFGKFIGDNIKLEPVILQSDRSIQQVLTYYMGKNTPARQEFIIENLRLEKDLVTSDVLPLAEVAEADLA; translated from the coding sequence ATGGCTGAAGAACTAGTACCCGCCGCTACCCCTGACCACGGCTACACCGAGGATAGTATTCGCTCCCTGGACTGGCGTGAGCACATTCGGCTGCGCCCGGGCATGTACATCGGTAAGCTGGGGGATGGCTCCAGCTACGACGACGGCATTTACGTGTTGGTTAAGGAAGTTATTGATAACTCCATTGATGAGCACGTAATGGGCCACGGCCGCACCATCGAAATAAAGATTTCCGACCAGCGCGTGCAGGTGCGCGACTACGGCCGGGGCATTCCGCTGGGCAAGGTGGTAGAGGTAGTAAGCAAGATCAACACGGGCGGTAAGTACGACTCGAAAGTCTTCCAGAAGTCTGTGGGCTTAAACGGGGTAGGTACCAAAGCGGTTAACGCCCTGAGCAATTACTTTTTAGTGCAAAGCGTACGCGACGGGCTGATGAAGTCGGCTGAGTTTGCCCAGGGCATTCTTACCAGCGACCCTAAGCCGGTGAAAACCAGCCAGCGCAACGGTACGCTCTTCACCTTCCAGCCCGACGATTCCATTTTCCGCAACTACCGCTTTATCCCGGAGTACCTGGAAAATCAGATCTGGAACTACGTTTACCTGAACGCCGGCCTGACCATCAACTTCAACGGTCAGAAGTACTACTCCGAAAATGGCCTGCTGGACCTGCTGGCTCGCAAAGCCGACGCGGAAAGCCTGCGCTACCCCATTATTCACCTAAAGGCCGAGGACATTGAACTGGCCCTCACCCATGGCAACGACTACGGCGAGGAGTACTACTCCTTCGTGAACGGCCAGTACACTACCCAGGGCGGTACCCATTTGGCCGCTTTCCGGGAGGCCGTAGTGAAAACGCTGCGCGAGTTCTACAAAAAGGACTACGACGCGGCCGATATCCGAGGCTCCATTGTGGCCGCCATTTCGGTGCGGGTGCAGGAGCCGGTGTTCGAGTCCCAGACCAAAACCAAGCTCGGCTCCCTTAACATGGGTCCCGACGGGCCTACCGTGCGCGGGTTCGTTCTGGACTTCGTGAAGGAGCACCTCGACAATTTCCTGCACAAAAATCCCGAAACGGCGGAGGCGCTTAAAAAGCGCATCGAGCAGAACGAACGGGAGCGGAAGGACATGGCCGGGGTGAAGAAGCTGGCCAACCAGCGCGCCAAGAAAGCCAACCTGCACAACCGCAAGCTCCGCGACTGCCGCCTGCACCTGGGCGAGACCAAAAACGCCGAGAAGGAGCTGCTCACTACCCTGTTCATCACGGAAGGTGATTCGGCTTCGGGCTCCATTACGAAAAGCCGGAACGTGGAAACGGAGGCCGTTTTCTCTTTGCGCGGAAAGCCCCTGAACTGCTTCGGGCTGAAAAAGAAAATCGTGTACGAGAACGAGGAGCTGAACTTGCTCCAGCACGCGCTGAACATTGAGGAGGGCATCGAGAACCTACGTTACAACCGCGTGGTCATTGCCACCGACGCCGACGTGGATGGCATGCACATCCGGCTGCTGTTGCTCACGTTCTTCCTGCAGTTCTTCCCCGATTTGGTGCGCAACGGCCACGTTTTCATCTTGGAAACCCCGCTGTTCCGCGTCCGCAACAAGAAAACCACCATTTACTGCTACAACGAGCAGGAAAAGCAGGCTGCCATGCGCCAGTTGGGCCGCAACCCCGAGGTAACGCGCTTTAAAGGTCTGGGTGAGATTTCGCCCGACGAGTTCGGCAAGTTCATCGGTGACAACATCAAGCTGGAACCCGTGATTCTGCAGTCGGACCGCTCCATTCAGCAGGTGCTAACCTACTACATGGGCAAAAACACCCCGGCTCGTCAGGAATTCATCATTGAGAACCTGCGTTTAGAAAAAGACCTGGTAACCTCCGACGTGTTGCCCCTGGCCGAAGTGGCGGAGGCTGATTTGGCCTAG
- a CDS encoding DNA gyrase/topoisomerase IV subunit A, giving the protein MSEETNPQDLNHEDESKLFGAGDSFAFGSAPEAPANADASPEDAPQFVISEAGELLLAESGTDVEAVTEPEPVTEETEEEPKFAPGETIHDVATVNGMYQNWFLDYASYVILERAVPAIEDGLKPVQRRILHAMKEMDDGRFNKVANVIGQTMQYHPHGDASIGDAMVNLGQKDLLIETQGNWGDIRTGDGAAAARYIEARLSKFALDVVFNPDITEWQMSYDGRKREPTTLPVKFPLLLAQGVEGIAVGLSTKIMPHNFRELCKASIDVLRGREIQLFPDFPTGGLCDVTNYNGGLRGAKIRLRATIEKVDKTLLVIRDIPYGTTTTALMESIVKASEANKIKIKKVVDNTAAEVEIQVHLPTGVSPDLTMDALYAFTDCEISISPNTCVIIEDKPRFVGVEDMLRLSTQKTVRLLERELEIRQEELQEKWHSASLEKIFIENRIYRKIEECETWEDILQTIDAGLKKFVRIEGEKQKANDARIVLRRAITEDDLTRLTEIRIKRISKYDGFKAEEYIQKLETELAEVADHLANIVRYAIHYFEGLLKKYGTNRERKTQLRTFDVVTAQKVAVANQKLYVNYADGFVGYGLKKDEKAVTVCDCSDLDDIIAIRRDGTFVVSRIAEKTFVGKDILHVGVYNKNDDRLVYNMVYQDGASGIAFAKRFLVTGITRDKVYDLTKGTKGTKTLYLTANPNSESEVVSVQLSDKAPARVKQFDFDFAELAIKGKGSMGNIVTKQPIKKITRKTVGDSTLGGREVFFDSVVGRLNHAGHGRYLGAFDTDHTILVVYKDGSYELKSPEPAHHFDVPNILLLRKLEPDTVISSVYVEGESKTHYVKRFKIETSTLDKRFTFISETKGSKLLCATCHPEPQAEVKLQRDKKADKETENLHLHEFIDVKGWKAMGNKLAYFRIHGVTLLTDEGPEPQRREAKKKAGPATIPRTAAPSSAAPEEPLPELHGTVDISEADIAQAQAVLKTPKSQLKLF; this is encoded by the coding sequence ATGTCAGAAGAGACGAATCCCCAAGACCTGAACCACGAAGACGAATCGAAGCTATTTGGTGCCGGTGACTCCTTTGCGTTCGGGTCGGCGCCGGAAGCTCCGGCCAATGCTGATGCCTCCCCAGAAGACGCGCCGCAATTCGTGATAAGCGAAGCTGGCGAGTTGCTGCTCGCGGAGTCTGGTACCGATGTGGAAGCCGTAACCGAGCCGGAGCCCGTAACGGAAGAAACCGAAGAGGAGCCCAAGTTCGCCCCCGGCGAAACCATTCACGACGTGGCCACGGTGAATGGCATGTACCAGAACTGGTTTCTGGACTACGCCTCCTACGTGATTCTGGAGCGCGCCGTGCCCGCCATCGAGGACGGCCTCAAGCCCGTGCAGCGCCGCATTCTGCACGCCATGAAGGAAATGGACGACGGCCGCTTCAACAAAGTGGCGAACGTCATCGGTCAGACCATGCAGTATCACCCCCACGGCGACGCCTCCATCGGCGACGCCATGGTGAACTTGGGCCAGAAGGACTTGCTGATTGAAACCCAGGGCAACTGGGGCGACATCCGCACCGGCGACGGGGCCGCGGCGGCCCGTTACATTGAGGCCCGCCTGAGCAAGTTTGCCCTCGACGTGGTGTTCAACCCCGACATCACGGAGTGGCAGATGAGCTACGACGGCCGCAAGCGCGAGCCAACTACGCTACCCGTAAAGTTTCCGCTGCTCCTGGCCCAGGGCGTGGAAGGCATTGCCGTGGGCTTGAGCACCAAGATCATGCCCCACAACTTCCGGGAGTTGTGCAAGGCTTCCATTGACGTGCTGCGAGGTAGGGAAATTCAGCTGTTTCCGGACTTCCCGACCGGCGGCCTCTGCGACGTGACCAACTACAACGGCGGTCTGCGCGGGGCCAAAATTCGCCTGCGCGCTACCATTGAGAAGGTTGATAAAACCCTGCTCGTCATTCGCGACATTCCCTACGGTACTACCACCACGGCGCTGATGGAAAGCATCGTGAAGGCCTCGGAAGCCAACAAAATCAAAATTAAAAAGGTAGTCGACAACACGGCCGCCGAGGTAGAGATTCAGGTGCACTTGCCCACGGGTGTGTCGCCGGACCTTACCATGGACGCCTTGTACGCCTTCACCGACTGCGAAATCAGCATTTCGCCCAACACCTGCGTCATTATCGAGGATAAGCCGCGCTTCGTGGGGGTAGAGGACATGCTGCGCCTGAGCACCCAGAAAACAGTGCGCTTGCTGGAGCGGGAGTTGGAAATTCGGCAGGAAGAGCTACAGGAAAAATGGCACTCGGCCTCGCTGGAAAAGATTTTCATCGAGAACCGCATTTACCGCAAAATTGAAGAGTGCGAAACCTGGGAGGACATTCTGCAAACCATTGATGCTGGCCTGAAGAAATTTGTGCGCATTGAGGGCGAAAAGCAGAAAGCCAACGACGCGCGCATTGTCCTGCGCCGCGCCATCACTGAGGACGACCTGACTCGCCTGACGGAAATCCGCATCAAGCGCATCAGCAAGTACGACGGCTTCAAGGCCGAAGAGTACATTCAGAAGCTGGAAACGGAGCTGGCGGAAGTAGCTGACCACTTGGCTAACATTGTCCGCTACGCCATTCACTACTTCGAAGGCCTGCTGAAAAAGTACGGCACCAACCGGGAGCGGAAAACCCAGCTGCGCACCTTTGATGTAGTAACGGCCCAGAAAGTGGCCGTCGCCAACCAGAAGCTCTACGTCAACTATGCCGACGGTTTTGTGGGCTACGGCCTCAAGAAGGACGAAAAGGCTGTGACGGTGTGTGACTGCTCGGACTTGGATGACATCATTGCCATTCGCCGCGACGGCACGTTTGTGGTGAGTCGCATTGCCGAGAAAACCTTCGTGGGCAAGGACATTCTGCACGTGGGCGTCTACAACAAAAACGACGACCGGCTGGTGTACAATATGGTGTACCAAGATGGAGCCTCGGGCATTGCCTTTGCCAAACGCTTCCTGGTGACGGGTATCACCCGCGACAAAGTGTACGACCTGACCAAGGGCACGAAAGGCACCAAAACCCTCTACCTCACGGCCAACCCTAACTCCGAGTCGGAGGTAGTAAGCGTGCAGTTGTCTGACAAGGCTCCGGCCCGCGTGAAGCAATTTGATTTCGATTTTGCCGAGCTGGCCATTAAGGGCAAGGGCTCCATGGGCAACATCGTCACGAAACAGCCGATCAAGAAAATAACCCGCAAAACCGTTGGTGACAGCACTTTAGGCGGCCGGGAAGTATTCTTTGACAGCGTCGTGGGTCGCCTGAACCACGCCGGCCACGGCCGCTACTTGGGGGCCTTCGATACCGACCATACCATTTTGGTGGTGTATAAGGATGGCAGCTACGAACTGAAGTCGCCCGAGCCGGCGCACCACTTCGATGTGCCCAACATTCTGCTGCTACGCAAGCTGGAGCCCGACACGGTTATCAGCAGCGTGTACGTGGAAGGCGAGTCGAAAACGCACTACGTCAAGCGTTTCAAAATTGAAACCAGCACCCTCGACAAGCGCTTTACCTTCATTTCGGAAACTAAGGGCTCCAAGCTCCTGTGTGCTACCTGCCACCCCGAGCCCCAGGCGGAAGTAAAGCTGCAGCGCGACAAGAAGGCCGATAAGGAAACGGAAAACCTGCACCTGCACGAGTTCATCGACGTGAAAGGCTGGAAGGCCATGGGCAACAAGCTCGCCTACTTCCGCATCCACGGCGTAACGTTGCTGACGGATGAAGGGCCCGAGCCTCAGCGGCGGGAAGCCAAGAAGAAAGCCGGTCCGGCCACCATTCCTAGAACGGCGGCCCCTAGTAGCGCCGCCCCCGAGGAGCCGCTGCCGGAGCTTCATGGCACGGTTGACATCTCGGAGGCCGACATTGCCCAAGCCCAAGCTGTACTGAAAACCCCTAAGTCTCAACTCAAGCTATTCTAG